Proteins co-encoded in one Jeotgalibacillus malaysiensis genomic window:
- a CDS encoding 2-oxoacid ferredoxin oxidoreductase subunit beta translates to MVTFKDFRNNVKPNWCPGCGDFSVQAAIQRASANVGLTPGNLAVISGIGCSGRISGYINSYGFHSIHGRALPLAQGVKMANRDLTVIASGGDGDGFAIGLGHTIHAIRRNIDMTYIVMDNQIYGLTKGQTSPRSSAGFKTKSTPKGAIEPSINPMEMALTSGATFVAQGFSSDLKELTSLIEQGLNHKGFSLINVFSPCVTYNKVNTYDWFKENLVKLTEIEDYDAGNKEAAMQTLMKHDGLVTGLIYQDIEQPSYQELIDGYDEAPLSKQNLKLDEEYFNSLVKEFM, encoded by the coding sequence GTGGTTACATTTAAAGATTTCAGAAATAATGTTAAGCCTAACTGGTGTCCTGGATGCGGAGATTTCTCAGTTCAGGCTGCAATCCAGCGTGCATCAGCAAATGTCGGATTAACACCTGGAAATCTCGCTGTCATCTCAGGTATCGGTTGTTCAGGAAGAATTTCAGGTTATATTAATTCATATGGCTTTCACAGTATTCACGGCCGTGCACTTCCACTTGCACAAGGTGTTAAAATGGCTAACAGGGACTTGACCGTCATTGCATCAGGAGGAGATGGAGACGGGTTTGCTATTGGACTTGGTCATACAATTCATGCAATCAGAAGAAATATCGATATGACTTATATTGTTATGGACAATCAGATTTATGGGCTAACAAAGGGTCAGACGTCCCCGCGTTCTTCGGCGGGTTTCAAAACGAAATCAACACCTAAAGGCGCAATTGAGCCTTCTATTAACCCAATGGAAATGGCACTGACTTCAGGTGCTACATTTGTCGCACAGGGCTTTTCCTCAGACCTGAAAGAACTGACAAGCCTGATTGAGCAGGGGTTAAATCATAAAGGGTTTTCTCTTATCAATGTATTCAGTCCATGTGTTACCTACAATAAAGTAAATACGTATGACTGGTTTAAAGAAAATCTGGTGAAGCTCACTGAGATTGAAGATTATGACGCAGGTAATAAAGAAGCCGCAATGCAGACACTTATGAAGCATGATGGTCTTGTAACCGGTCTGATCTATCAGGATATCGAGCAGCCTTCTTATCAGGAGCTGATTGACGGGTATGATGAAGCGCCGCTCAGTAAGCAAAACCTGAAGCTTGATGAGGAGTATTTTAATTCTCTTGTCAAAGAATTCATGTGA